CTGGTCCAGCAGGTACTCCATGAACTGGCCGCGCTTCTTCAGGGCGATGATGACGCCCATGCCGAACAGCGTCCGCCTTGCGTCCTCGCCGCTTCCACCGAACACCTCCATGGGAATGATCCACTCCTTGGTGCCGCTGTCGGTGAGCAGGCGCAGAAACCGGCCTTCGCTGCCATCGTCGCTGTTGGTGGTGCGAGCGGCGACGGTCACGGGCGTGGCGATCCACTCGTCAGTGATCGGGCGATCTGCCTTATCGTCGTCGCTGTCGTCGTCGCCGGCGCTGCGCTTGAAGCCGTGCCAGTACACACCGGGTTTGAGCCTGCGGCCTTTCTCATTTGTCACCCAGTGCTCATACACACCCCAGCACGGGCGGTCAGGCTCGACTTTGGGTGCTTCGGGGCGCAGGTTGATGACGTTGGTATCAGGCGGGCGCATGACGGCACCTCCAGGCGGCGAGGTCGTTGAAGTCGGAAAGGGACAGCGGCGCGTCGGCCGGCCACTCGGGGAAGGTCACTAGACCGCCACACGCGACAGCGGCCTCATGGGCGGCTGTGCGCCCCGGATTGCCCTTGCCTTCGGCCTCGGTTTCGCGGTCGTCGTCGCCGGCGATGATGATTTCGGTGCCGGGGTGGTCGGCCCGCAGCGCCAGTGCCACCGGTTTCAGGTTCCCGGCGTTCATCGCACAGGCGACCGTGTAGCCGCTTGCGTGGAGCGTGGCGCCCGTAGCCCAGCCTTCGCAGATGCACAGCGGCATGCCCGGGGTGATGCGCCCCAGCGGCGAATAGGCGCCCTTGATTCGCCCGCCATACAGGAAGCGCTTGTCGCCATCTGGGGCGATCCGCTGCAGGTTCACAAGCACACCAGCCGCGTACAGAGGGATCAGCAGGTCGTCACCACGCTGGCGCAAACCGTGAGCTCGAATGGACTTAGCGACCAGGTAGGGGTGGGCCGGATCAGCACGACGGGCGTCACGCCACCAGCGCTGCGCCAGGCCGGCCGCCCTAAGCTGGCGCCGCTGCCGTTCGGCCTCCCGCTGGCGCCGGGCTTGCTCCATGCGCTGGCGCACCTGCTCGGCTTCGCGGGCGTCCACCGGCTCACGGCTACACCAAGTGTTGGTGCCGCCCGTCTTCCAGCTCCCGAACGCGCCCGAGGCAATGCCATCAGCAAACAGGCAGTACCAGCCATTGAGCGTGCCGGGCTTGTCGCCGGGGACGTGGAAGCGGTGAATGTCGCCATCGTCCAGTGGTAACCAGTCGAGCAGACCATAGGCCGACTGGAGCACGTCGCTGAACAAGATCACAGGATCAGTCATGCGGCCCCCTGCGGCGGCGTGAAGCGCTTGGCCAGCCGTTCCAGTTGATTGGTCAGGCGCTCCAGCTCAGGGCAGTGACGGCCAGCGTCACCCTCGGCAATGCGCAGTTCCAGAAACCCCACCAGGCTCTCCACCAGCAGCGTGTAGCTGGCGCTGTCGATGTAGGCGCCAGCAGTCGGCGGACCACCGGCACCCTTGCGTCGAATGGAAGTGACCTTACTCATGGTTCACCCCTTCAGCGCCTGCGAAGGTCCGGCAAACTTGGCCATTGTTCACCGCGTGCCAGTAGGTCAGCGCGCCGAGCGACTCGACGCGGCAGGCCGTCACCACCGCATCAGGACTACGCAAAACTACGCGCCCACACTCGGCGTCGGCCAGGCTCAAGAACGGCCCCAGTAGCGCCCGGTCGACCTTCGGATGTCTCACGTAATACAGCTCGGTGGCTTTCTTCGGGATGAACGAATCCCTCAGCGCAGCGCGGCGCTGTTGAAAATTGGTCATGTTTAACCCCTCAGTCTGGAGTCGCGACGATGAACGCGGCGGTGGTTCCGGGTGTGCTCAATCAGCGCCGGGGAGACGTGCGGCCCGACGAATGCGGCCAGTTCCTCGGTTTTCAGCATCGAGGCAGGCACATAGGCGTACTGGCCGCCCGGCAGTGCCCTGGGCTTTCTGCGCTTACGGGGGAGGTGCCTTTGCAACAGATCCAGGTCATCGGCCATTACCTCCTGCATGCGCTTACCCGTCTCGCTCAGCGGCAGTGGCTCGCCAGGCCGCACCTGCTCCCACGCATAACGGTCTGCCAGCATCTCGTTCACGCGGTACATCACCTTGTGGCATTGGTCGCCTACCACCTGATCGGGAGCGAGGATCAAGTCCCAGAGCGAGAAGTTGTCGAGGTGGTGGCCAATCTCGTGATGCAAGATGAATGAATAAATCTCGCTGTCATCCAGCGCCGACCAGTCAATTTCCGGACGAGTAGCGCTGCGGAAACGGCCCGCATTGATACTGGTTGCCAGCTTGATAGCAACCCGCTCGTCACGTTGGGTTTGATCGCTCAATGCGTCACGAACGATCGGCTGCGCCCAGCAGCTGTATTCGCCCCAGATGCCACCAAGCTCAGTGAAGGTGGCAATCGTCAAAGCCAGGCCGCT
The sequence above is drawn from the Pseudomonas putida genome and encodes:
- a CDS encoding toprim domain-containing protein, which gives rise to MTDPVILFSDVLQSAYGLLDWLPLDDGDIHRFHVPGDKPGTLNGWYCLFADGIASGAFGSWKTGGTNTWCSREPVDAREAEQVRQRMEQARRQREAERQRRQLRAAGLAQRWWRDARRADPAHPYLVAKSIRAHGLRQRGDDLLIPLYAAGVLVNLQRIAPDGDKRFLYGGRIKGAYSPLGRITPGMPLCICEGWATGATLHASGYTVACAMNAGNLKPVALALRADHPGTEIIIAGDDDRETEAEGKGNPGRTAAHEAAVACGGLVTFPEWPADAPLSLSDFNDLAAWRCRHAPA